A genomic segment from Brevundimonas sp. SORGH_AS_0993 encodes:
- a CDS encoding DEAD/DEAH box helicase, with the protein MQQGLDILVAAPGRLLDHIQQKTLDLSSTEIFVLDEADQMLDLGFIKPIRQIVSRMPARRQNLFFSATMPTEIGKLAGELLKDPVKVQVTPQSTTVQRISQSVVYIEQGKKRALLTEMFSDPEYKRCLVFTKTKHGADKVAAYLEAGGVEAGAIHGNKSQPQRERTLDAFKKGKLRVLVATDIAARGIDVDGVSHVVNFELPHVPESYVHRIGRTARAGKDGTAVSFVAGDEMKLLRDIEKVTRQKIPAADRRNDKQLAALDASIMAAGVAKKATLPDREGGERNEGGHGQGRGGRGRRVPHRDGVRPEGGGQPHRQRRNRPGVEAAAPRPEKTYNPMAGEKTAPREPRPSDTRQQEPRPVGEMKRRPRRRPSNGGKGYGAAKG; encoded by the coding sequence CTGCAACAGGGTCTGGACATTCTGGTCGCCGCGCCGGGCCGCCTCCTGGACCACATCCAGCAGAAGACCCTGGACCTGTCCTCGACCGAAATCTTCGTCCTGGACGAGGCCGACCAGATGCTGGACCTCGGCTTCATCAAGCCGATCCGCCAGATCGTCAGTCGGATGCCGGCGCGCCGCCAGAACCTGTTCTTCTCGGCCACCATGCCGACCGAGATCGGCAAGCTGGCGGGCGAACTGCTGAAGGACCCGGTCAAGGTCCAGGTCACGCCGCAATCGACCACGGTGCAGCGCATCAGCCAGTCGGTCGTCTATATCGAACAGGGCAAGAAACGCGCCCTGCTGACCGAGATGTTCAGCGATCCGGAATACAAGCGCTGCCTGGTCTTCACCAAGACCAAGCACGGCGCCGACAAGGTCGCCGCCTATCTGGAGGCCGGCGGGGTCGAGGCCGGCGCCATCCACGGCAACAAGTCCCAGCCCCAGCGCGAGCGCACCCTGGACGCCTTCAAGAAGGGCAAGCTGCGGGTGCTGGTCGCCACAGACATCGCCGCGCGCGGCATCGACGTGGACGGCGTCTCGCACGTCGTGAACTTCGAACTGCCGCATGTGCCGGAAAGCTATGTCCACCGCATCGGCCGCACCGCGCGGGCGGGCAAGGACGGCACCGCCGTCAGCTTCGTGGCCGGCGACGAGATGAAGCTGCTGCGCGACATCGAAAAGGTCACGCGCCAGAAGATCCCGGCCGCGGATCGCCGCAACGACAAGCAGTTGGCGGCGCTGGACGCCTCCATCATGGCCGCCGGCGTGGCCAAGAAGGCGACCCTGCCGGACCGCGAAGGCGGCGAGCGCAACGAGGGCGGTCATGGTCAGGGACGGGGCGGCCGTGGCCGCCGGGTTCCGCACCGCGACGGCGTGCGCCCGGAAGGCGGCGGCCAGCCGCACCGCCAGCGCCGCAACCGCCCCGGCGTCGAGGCGGCGGCGCCCCGCCCGGAAAAGACCTACAACCCCATGGCCGGCGAGAAGACGGCCCCCCGCGAACCGCGTCCGTCCGATACGCGCCAGCAAGAGCCCCGTCCGGTCGGCGAAATGAAGCGCCGCCCCCGTCGCCGCCCCTCGAACGGCGGCAAGGGCTATGGCGCGGCGAAGGGGTGA
- a CDS encoding glutaredoxin, whose product MTPAKTAVLYRMVMDKHVCPWGLRARHLLKSEGYAVDDRWLTTREETETFKAEHGVKTTPQTFIDGRRIGGYDDLRRFLGKPVRDKDRKTYTPVLVVFAVTALMAAAASFAGGTLANPRTPEWFVAFSMCALAMLKLRDLDGFATMFLGYDVLARRWVSYAYVYPFVELGAGVLMVAGVLHWLSVPAAMFVGIVGAWSVFKAVYIQKRELRCACVGGDSNVPLGFLSLTENLMMIAMAAWMGWRAWG is encoded by the coding sequence ATGACCCCCGCCAAAACCGCCGTCCTCTATCGCATGGTGATGGACAAGCACGTCTGTCCCTGGGGCCTGCGGGCGCGCCACCTGCTGAAAAGCGAAGGCTATGCGGTCGACGACCGCTGGCTGACGACGCGAGAGGAGACGGAGACGTTCAAGGCCGAACACGGGGTCAAGACGACGCCCCAGACCTTCATCGACGGGCGACGCATCGGCGGCTACGACGATCTGCGCCGGTTCCTGGGCAAGCCGGTCAGGGACAAGGACCGCAAGACCTATACGCCGGTTCTGGTCGTCTTCGCCGTCACCGCCCTGATGGCCGCCGCCGCCAGTTTCGCGGGCGGAACCCTTGCGAACCCGCGGACGCCGGAATGGTTCGTCGCCTTCTCCATGTGCGCCCTGGCGATGCTGAAACTGCGCGACCTGGACGGGTTCGCCACAATGTTCCTGGGGTATGACGTGCTGGCGCGGCGCTGGGTGTCCTACGCCTATGTCTATCCGTTCGTGGAGTTGGGCGCAGGCGTGCTGATGGTCGCGGGGGTGCTGCATTGGCTGTCGGTTCCCGCGGCGATGTTCGTCGGGATCGTCGGCGCCTGGTCGGTGTTCAAGGCGGTCTATATCCAGAAGCGCGAGCTGAGGTGCGCCTGCGTCGGCGGCGACAGCAATGTGCCGTTGGGCTTCCTGTCCCTGACCGAGAACCTGATGATGATCGCCATGGCCGCCTGGATGGGCTGGCGCGCCTGGGGGTGA
- a CDS encoding MerR family DNA-binding protein, with translation MTETTIAGLARAGGVGVETVRYYQRRGLMPKPDGARGVRRYGPAEIRRLRFIRAAQGAGFTLEQIGELLALDASHDHAQARALAQARITDLDRRIAELQAARDALTALAARCADAANGPCPILTAFEG, from the coding sequence ATGACGGAGACGACCATCGCGGGCCTGGCCCGCGCCGGCGGCGTCGGGGTGGAGACGGTGCGCTACTATCAGCGGCGCGGCCTGATGCCGAAGCCGGACGGGGCGCGCGGCGTGCGGCGTTACGGTCCGGCCGAGATTCGGCGTCTGCGCTTCATACGCGCCGCCCAGGGCGCGGGCTTCACCCTGGAGCAGATCGGCGAACTGCTGGCGCTGGATGCGAGCCACGACCATGCTCAGGCCCGCGCGCTGGCCCAGGCGCGGATCACCGACCTTGACCGCCGGATCGCCGAACTTCAGGCGGCGCGCGACGCCCTGACGGCCCTGGCCGCGCGCTGCGCCGACGCCGCAAATGGCCCTTGTCCGATCCTTACGGCGTTCGAAGGCTGA
- a CDS encoding DUF1491 family protein has product MLLSSDLWVGALIRRAEIEGAYATVVKKGDARAGSVIVKVFDTSIRTARLYTEAFGVDGDRLWIQPVVSDSESELDAYIARQSGYDPDLWVVEIEDRQGRHFITEKVQD; this is encoded by the coding sequence TTGCTTCTGTCCAGCGACCTGTGGGTCGGCGCCCTGATCCGCCGCGCCGAGATCGAAGGCGCCTATGCGACCGTCGTGAAGAAGGGCGACGCGCGCGCCGGCTCGGTCATCGTCAAGGTGTTCGACACCTCGATCCGCACCGCCCGCCTCTACACCGAAGCCTTCGGCGTGGACGGCGACCGCCTGTGGATCCAGCCCGTCGTCAGCGACAGCGAAAGCGAACTGGACGCCTATATCGCCCGCCAGAGCGGCTACGACCCCGATTTGTGGGTGGTGGAGATCGAAGACCGCCAGGGCCGCCACTTCATCACGGAGAAGGTGCAGGACTGA
- a CDS encoding NADP-dependent oxidoreductase, translated as MTTSNRRVLLAQRPTGLPTPADFRIDEGPVPDPRDGEVLLQILYLSLDPYMRGRMSAAKSYADPVEIGGVMEGGTVARVVRSRHPDFVENDIVLSHSGWQSYAVSNGEGLRKLDPSHAAVSTALGVLGMPGFTAYAGLLTIGRPKPGETVVVAAASGAVGATVGQIARIKGARAVGIAGGADKCAFVRDELGFDAVVDHRAPDFAVQLKAACPDGIDVYFENVGGHVWDVVFPLLNPFARVPVCGLIAQYNDDPAMASGPDRLPGVMRDVLTKSLTVRGFIQREFTDQRPTFYEEVGGWIREGRIKYREDIVVGLDKAPEAFIGLLQGRNFGKLVVQVAT; from the coding sequence ATGACGACCAGCAACAGGCGGGTGCTGTTGGCCCAACGACCGACGGGCCTGCCGACCCCGGCTGATTTCCGGATCGATGAGGGGCCGGTTCCGGACCCGCGCGACGGCGAGGTTCTGCTGCAGATTCTCTACCTGTCGCTGGATCCGTATATGCGGGGCCGGATGAGCGCGGCGAAATCCTATGCCGACCCGGTTGAGATCGGCGGGGTGATGGAAGGCGGAACGGTGGCGCGCGTCGTCCGCTCTCGCCATCCCGATTTCGTCGAAAATGACATCGTGCTCTCGCATTCGGGCTGGCAAAGCTACGCCGTTTCGAATGGCGAGGGCCTGCGCAAGCTGGACCCTAGCCACGCGGCGGTCAGCACGGCGCTTGGCGTCCTGGGGATGCCGGGCTTTACCGCCTATGCGGGCTTGTTGACGATCGGTCGTCCAAAGCCCGGCGAAACGGTCGTCGTCGCCGCCGCCAGCGGGGCGGTGGGCGCGACCGTGGGACAGATCGCCCGCATCAAGGGCGCGCGGGCGGTCGGCATCGCCGGGGGCGCCGACAAATGCGCCTTCGTGCGTGACGAACTAGGTTTCGACGCCGTGGTCGATCATCGGGCGCCCGATTTCGCCGTGCAGCTCAAGGCGGCCTGCCCGGACGGAATCGACGTCTATTTCGAGAATGTCGGCGGTCACGTCTGGGACGTGGTTTTCCCGCTGCTCAATCCCTTCGCCCGAGTGCCGGTCTGCGGCCTGATCGCCCAGTACAACGACGATCCGGCCATGGCGTCCGGTCCCGACCGGCTGCCGGGGGTGATGCGCGACGTGCTCACCAAGAGCCTGACGGTGCGAGGGTTCATCCAGCGCGAGTTCACAGACCAGCGACCGACCTTTTACGAAGAGGTCGGAGGCTGGATCCGAGAGGGTCGGATCAAATACCGGGAAGATATCGTGGTCGGGCTGGACAAGGCGCCCGAGGCTTTCATCGGCCTGCTTCAGGGCCGGAACTTCGGCAAGCTTGTGGTCCAGGTGGCGACCTGA
- a CDS encoding HAMP domain-containing sensor histidine kinase, producing the protein MNIHQHHRFQEDRHAPDARAFSPDGLAREGLASEGLAGASLTAAWHAGWAAAVTLTALGAPFVPGLVLTPTTQAALLLTALPGVLGVALAARDGAGLRVVLMGAWLLAATAAAGLTGGVTGAVPGLVLLPLAAGIALDHPRVGDDRLTRAGVVGAALPLLSGLISTWINPTSSAPGLATVSGLLVLIALLAALRLAWRARQGRLKAAEAETARLTALMGAQPGLTLVLDGAGRALAHWGAAPPAVSVSALSDQGLVSTVHAPERPAVTAALSRALAGQATEILFTPRTALDRRVVLVLRRFARPDAPVRLIAQAFDGTAQFARELRLENARAEAEAQSAGKTRFLANMSHELRTPLNAVLGFADIMRQRLFGPLPDRYADYAESIHQAGGHLLDLINDVLDMAKIEAERYQLAQTDFDARDAVSAAVALLRLQADDKGVHLAAVLPTQALPVHADPRALKQIALNLLSNAVKFTPAGGSVTATLDGVGPDLELAVSDTGVGIAPEDLQRLGRPFEQAGGADQRAQGTGLGLSLVRSLTELHGGRMTIDSTLGEGTAIVVRLPVRSPPALPFEPAEEEAGLPGPVPV; encoded by the coding sequence TTGAACATTCACCAGCATCACCGCTTTCAGGAGGACCGCCACGCGCCCGACGCGCGCGCCTTTTCGCCTGACGGTCTGGCGCGCGAAGGTCTGGCGTCTGAAGGTCTGGCGGGCGCCTCGCTGACGGCGGCGTGGCACGCGGGATGGGCGGCGGCGGTCACGCTGACGGCCCTGGGCGCCCCGTTCGTTCCGGGTCTGGTCCTGACGCCGACGACCCAGGCTGCCCTGCTGCTGACGGCCCTGCCCGGCGTGCTGGGCGTGGCGCTGGCGGCGCGCGACGGCGCCGGTCTGCGAGTCGTGTTGATGGGGGCCTGGTTGCTGGCGGCGACGGCGGCGGCGGGTCTGACGGGGGGCGTGACCGGCGCGGTTCCGGGCCTGGTGCTGCTGCCCTTGGCCGCCGGGATCGCCCTGGACCACCCCCGCGTCGGCGACGATCGACTGACGCGGGCGGGCGTCGTGGGGGCGGCCCTGCCCCTGCTGTCGGGCCTGATCTCGACCTGGATCAATCCGACCTCTTCTGCGCCGGGTCTGGCGACGGTTTCCGGCCTTCTTGTGCTGATCGCCCTGCTCGCCGCCCTGCGCCTGGCCTGGCGCGCGCGGCAGGGCCGTCTGAAGGCGGCCGAAGCCGAGACCGCCCGCCTGACCGCCCTCATGGGCGCGCAGCCGGGCCTGACCCTGGTGCTGGATGGGGCGGGCCGGGCCCTGGCCCACTGGGGCGCCGCGCCCCCGGCCGTGTCGGTCTCGGCCCTGAGCGACCAGGGCCTGGTCTCCACCGTCCATGCGCCCGAGCGTCCGGCGGTGACGGCGGCCCTGTCGCGCGCCCTGGCCGGCCAGGCGACCGAAATCCTGTTCACCCCCCGCACGGCCCTGGATCGGCGGGTCGTGCTGGTCCTGCGCCGGTTCGCGCGGCCGGACGCGCCCGTGCGCCTGATCGCCCAGGCCTTCGACGGCACGGCCCAGTTCGCCCGCGAGCTGCGGCTGGAGAACGCCCGCGCCGAGGCCGAGGCCCAGAGCGCGGGCAAGACCCGCTTCCTGGCCAATATGAGCCACGAGCTGCGCACCCCCCTGAACGCCGTCCTGGGCTTCGCCGACATCATGCGCCAGCGCCTGTTCGGCCCGCTGCCCGACCGCTACGCCGACTACGCCGAATCCATCCACCAGGCGGGCGGCCATCTGCTGGACCTGATCAACGACGTGCTGGACATGGCCAAGATCGAGGCCGAACGCTATCAACTGGCCCAGACCGACTTCGACGCGCGCGACGCGGTGTCGGCGGCCGTGGCCCTGTTGCGGCTGCAAGCCGACGACAAGGGGGTGCATCTGGCCGCCGTCCTGCCGACGCAAGCCCTGCCCGTCCACGCCGACCCCCGCGCCCTGAAGCAGATCGCGCTGAACCTTCTGTCCAATGCGGTGAAGTTCACCCCGGCGGGCGGATCGGTGACGGCCACCCTGGACGGCGTCGGCCCGGACCTGGAGCTGGCGGTGTCGGACACCGGCGTCGGCATCGCGCCCGAAGACCTGCAGCGCCTGGGCCGCCCGTTCGAACAGGCCGGCGGCGCCGACCAGAGGGCGCAAGGGACCGGCCTGGGCCTGTCCCTGGTCCGCAGCCTGACCGAACTGCACGGCGGGCGCATGACCATCGACAGCACCCTGGGCGAAGGCACGGCCATCGTCGTCCGCCTGCCCGTCCGCTCGCCCCCCGCCCTGCCGTTCGAACCGGCGGAGGAAGAGGCCGGCCTTCCGGGCCCCGTTCCCGTCTAA
- a CDS encoding SufE family protein: protein MTDRTPPTDSLDQTLAALIEDFDLLGDWEPRIEYVIEMGKDLAPLDAADRTPANKVPGCAAQVWLAVHPADDGRLWFAADSDSALSKGNIALLLKLYSGRTPAEILAFDARAALDRLGLPSALTRQRANGLNSMVGRIREAALAAGS from the coding sequence ATGACCGATCGCACCCCCCCGACCGACAGCCTGGACCAGACCCTGGCCGCGCTGATCGAGGATTTCGACCTCTTGGGCGACTGGGAGCCGCGCATCGAATATGTCATCGAAATGGGCAAGGACCTGGCCCCGCTGGACGCGGCCGACCGGACCCCGGCCAACAAGGTGCCCGGCTGCGCCGCCCAGGTCTGGCTGGCCGTCCACCCCGCCGACGACGGCCGGCTGTGGTTCGCCGCCGACAGCGACAGCGCCCTGTCCAAGGGCAATATCGCCCTGCTTCTGAAACTCTATTCCGGCCGCACCCCGGCCGAAATCCTGGCCTTCGACGCCAGGGCCGCCCTGGACCGCCTGGGCCTGCCCTCGGCCCTGACCCGCCAGCGCGCCAACGGCCTGAACAGCATGGTCGGCCGGATCCGAGAGGCCGCGCTGGCGGCGGGTTCGTGA
- a CDS encoding DUF6456 domain-containing protein, whose amino-acid sequence MSRAVERARALLGRPGAWLGQDGADYALRLGPDRRGRVSLRLSEDEFRALIQTPGLKPRDQGGWIARVAAPERAAAAPPGRPGVILGERQVMDEAGRLVLKAANLGESPIAWLARRKDVSGRPWLTPADVAAGERLRSDVEAARRGPSLTMRWDALPHAGSGGSVRVEPGDQALAAARRIEEALSAVGPRLRPILSRICIHGDSLKLAETGLGLRRRQGKTLLRQALQALAEHYGIG is encoded by the coding sequence ATGAGCCGGGCGGTCGAACGCGCCCGCGCCCTGTTGGGACGGCCCGGCGCCTGGCTGGGTCAGGACGGGGCCGACTACGCCCTGCGTCTGGGGCCGGACCGGCGCGGGCGGGTCAGCCTGCGCCTCAGCGAGGACGAATTCCGCGCCCTGATCCAGACGCCCGGCCTGAAGCCCCGCGACCAGGGCGGCTGGATCGCGCGCGTCGCCGCGCCAGAGCGAGCGGCCGCCGCGCCGCCCGGCCGACCCGGCGTGATCCTGGGGGAACGTCAGGTGATGGACGAGGCGGGCCGCCTGGTCCTCAAGGCCGCCAATCTGGGCGAAAGCCCCATCGCCTGGCTGGCGCGGCGCAAGGACGTCTCGGGCCGACCCTGGCTGACGCCCGCCGACGTCGCCGCCGGCGAACGGCTGCGGTCCGATGTCGAAGCAGCCCGGCGCGGCCCGTCCCTGACCATGCGCTGGGACGCCCTGCCGCACGCCGGATCGGGCGGATCGGTCCGGGTCGAGCCCGGCGATCAGGCCCTGGCCGCCGCCCGCCGGATCGAAGAGGCCCTGAGCGCCGTCGGCCCGCGCCTGCGCCCGATCCTGAGCCGCATCTGCATCCACGGCGACAGTCTGAAACTCGCCGAAACCGGCCTGGGTCTGCGCCGCCGCCAAGGCAAGACCCTGCTGCGCCAGGCCCTTCAGGCCCTGGCCGAGCATTACGGGATCGGGTGA
- a CDS encoding chromosomal replication initiator DnaA, translating to MLEAYRAPVSQEDRIKAGLAVHLVAARTGTRPEQMVGGGRLDPGGSRARWLAMYLSHIAFGWTLERVADVFGMNRATAGKACRWAEDERDRQPIDDLLSRLEVCIDDLYQAPPCELQR from the coding sequence ATGTTGGAGGCGTACAGGGCGCCGGTTTCGCAGGAAGACCGGATCAAGGCGGGGCTGGCGGTGCATCTGGTGGCGGCGCGCACGGGGACGCGGCCCGAACAGATGGTGGGCGGCGGGCGGCTGGACCCCGGCGGGTCGCGGGCGCGCTGGCTGGCCATGTATCTGTCGCACATCGCCTTCGGCTGGACGCTGGAGCGGGTGGCCGACGTGTTCGGCATGAACCGGGCGACGGCGGGCAAGGCCTGCCGCTGGGCCGAGGACGAACGCGACCGTCAGCCGATCGACGACCTGTTGAGCCGGCTGGAGGTCTGTATCGACGACCTCTATCAGGCGCCGCCGTGCGAGTTGCAGCGATGA
- the ctrA gene encoding response regulator transcription factor CtrA codes for MRVLLIEDDHATAQSIELMLKSEGFNVYTTDLGEEGIDLGKIYDYDLILLDLNLPDMSGLEVLRQLRVGKINTPVMILSGSHEIETKVKTFGGGADDYLTKPFHKDELIARTHAVVRRSKGHAQAIIHTGDIAVNLDAKTVEVNGHRVHLTGKEYQMLELLSLRKGTTLTKEMFLNHLYGGMDEPELKIIDVFICKLRKKLATAADGKHYIETVWGRGYVLRDPAEAGQSVAA; via the coding sequence ATGCGCGTCCTGTTGATTGAAGACGATCACGCAACTGCCCAAAGCATCGAGCTGATGCTGAAGTCCGAAGGCTTCAACGTTTACACCACCGATCTGGGTGAGGAAGGCATCGATCTGGGCAAGATCTATGACTACGACCTCATTCTGCTGGACCTGAACCTGCCGGACATGAGCGGCCTGGAAGTGCTGCGTCAGTTGCGCGTGGGCAAGATCAACACCCCGGTCATGATCCTGTCGGGCAGCCACGAGATCGAAACCAAGGTCAAGACCTTTGGCGGCGGCGCCGACGACTATCTGACCAAGCCCTTCCACAAGGACGAGCTGATCGCCCGCACCCATGCGGTGGTGCGTCGCTCCAAGGGTCACGCCCAGGCCATCATCCACACCGGCGACATCGCCGTGAACCTGGACGCCAAGACGGTGGAGGTGAACGGCCACCGCGTGCACCTGACCGGCAAGGAATACCAGATGCTGGAGCTGCTCTCGCTCCGCAAGGGCACGACCCTGACCAAGGAAATGTTCCTGAACCACCTGTATGGCGGCATGGACGAGCCCGAGCTGAAGATCATCGACGTCTTCATCTGCAAGCTGCGCAAGAAACTGGCCACCGCCGCCGACGGCAAACACTATATCGAAACCGTCTGGGGCCGCGGCTACGTCCTGCGCGATCCGGCGGAAGCGGGCCAGAGCGTCGCCGCCTGA
- a CDS encoding endo-1,4-beta-xylanase — protein MTPNRRTLLAAPLALCAGGLAACDRFAAAEPTPPVVPPLKSVSPAPFGTAIKAMQIDDPDWVALARANVSQLTPEWEMKMEYVLANGLGRPNFDRTDRIAAFAQANGMAMHGHTLIWYSQGAEAFSGLTGAAFDRAFDGYIAAMAGRYRGKVRSWDVVNEPILDDGSGMRDCHWSARYGHDGYILRAFEKARIADPQAVLFLNEYNQESVPAKGAQFLKLVERLLKAGCPLQGLGLQSHLWIDIPEGVIAAYMRKIGQFGLPIHVSELDCTLRTDRRLDFRGQADRLAAQGARVTELASAFAALPKVQQFAFTVWGLRDTDSWYRQGAKDDGRDKPLPFDSFGRPNPIAAALAAGFQD, from the coding sequence ATGACGCCGAACCGACGCACCCTCCTCGCCGCCCCGCTCGCGCTCTGCGCGGGGGGCCTCGCCGCCTGCGACCGCTTCGCCGCCGCCGAGCCGACGCCGCCTGTGGTTCCGCCGTTGAAGTCGGTCTCGCCCGCCCCGTTCGGCACGGCGATCAAGGCCATGCAGATCGACGACCCGGACTGGGTCGCCCTGGCCCGCGCCAACGTCTCCCAGCTCACGCCCGAGTGGGAGATGAAGATGGAATATGTCCTGGCGAACGGCCTGGGCCGCCCGAACTTCGACCGCACCGACCGCATCGCCGCCTTCGCCCAGGCCAATGGCATGGCGATGCACGGCCACACCCTGATCTGGTATTCGCAAGGGGCCGAGGCGTTTTCGGGCCTGACGGGCGCCGCCTTCGACCGGGCCTTCGACGGCTATATCGCCGCCATGGCCGGCCGGTATCGCGGCAAGGTCCGCAGCTGGGACGTGGTCAACGAGCCGATCCTGGACGACGGTTCGGGCATGCGCGACTGCCACTGGTCGGCGCGATACGGCCACGACGGCTATATCCTGCGCGCCTTCGAAAAGGCCCGGATCGCGGACCCGCAGGCCGTCCTGTTTCTCAATGAATACAATCAGGAAAGCGTGCCGGCCAAGGGCGCGCAATTCCTGAAACTGGTCGAGCGGCTGCTGAAGGCCGGCTGTCCGCTGCAGGGGCTGGGCCTGCAATCCCACCTGTGGATCGACATCCCCGAAGGCGTCATCGCCGCCTATATGCGCAAGATCGGTCAGTTCGGCTTGCCGATCCATGTGTCGGAGCTGGACTGCACCCTGAGGACCGACAGGCGGCTGGATTTCCGTGGTCAGGCCGACCGTCTGGCGGCCCAGGGCGCGCGCGTCACCGAACTGGCCTCGGCCTTCGCCGCCCTGCCCAAGGTCCAGCAGTTCGCCTTCACCGTCTGGGGTCTGCGCGACACCGACAGCTGGTATCGCCAGGGCGCCAAGGACGACGGCCGCGACAAGCCCCTGCCCTTCGACAGCTTCGGCCGCCCCAATCCGATAGCGGCAGCCCTGGCGGCGGGGTTCCAGGACTGA
- a CDS encoding flagellar FliJ family protein, whose translation MTAWAQSLIRISNYEVETLQKRLAEIAERRSQAEIRIAVLDAEAEAERDRARHDADAGLMLGAYLNGWKARKTVAESDLSALDAEEAGARDALTGAFEELKKFEHVAETTRLNTLIAIARRETAAFDELGLRKRAV comes from the coding sequence ATGACCGCCTGGGCCCAATCCCTGATCCGCATCTCCAACTATGAGGTCGAGACGCTGCAGAAGCGCCTGGCCGAGATCGCCGAACGCCGCAGCCAGGCCGAGATCCGCATCGCCGTGCTGGACGCCGAGGCGGAGGCCGAACGCGACCGCGCCCGTCACGACGCCGACGCGGGGTTGATGCTGGGCGCCTATCTGAACGGCTGGAAGGCCCGGAAGACCGTCGCCGAATCCGATCTGTCGGCTCTGGACGCCGAGGAAGCCGGCGCCCGCGACGCCCTGACCGGCGCCTTCGAAGAGCTGAAGAAGTTCGAGCATGTGGCCGAAACCACCCGCCTGAACACGCTGATCGCCATCGCCAGGCGCGAAACCGCCGCCTTCGACGAACTGGGCCTGCGGAAGCGTGCGGTCTGA
- the fliI gene encoding flagellar protein export ATPase FliI, protein MRNLVAAVEAIDPLVVTGKVAGVSGLLIESRGGLSRLAVGARAEIGRRGHDPLPAEVVGFRDSKALLMPFGPVEGVAPGADIRIIDQAASVRPTTAWLGRIIDAFGQPIDGKGPLPQGPAPYPLRAPPPPAHSRGRVGERLDLGVRAMDVFTTTCRGQRLGIFAGSGVGKSVLLSMLAKQATCDAVVVGLIGERGREVREFVEETLGEEGLKRAVVVVATSDEPALKRRQSAYMTMAIAEYLRDQDLEVLCLMDSVTRFAMAQREIGLAAGEPPTTKGYTPTVFTELPKLLERAGPGPIRPDGTTAAPITALFTVLVDGGDHDEPIADAVRGILDGHIVMDRKIAERGRFPAIDVLKSVSRTMPACQTPPERDLNKRARQCLSAYANMEELIKIGAYRTGADPIVDRAIALNPALEDFLGQDKDDATRLEDSFVRLEAILNQGMIHSGE, encoded by the coding sequence TTGCGTAATCTCGTCGCCGCCGTCGAAGCGATCGACCCGCTGGTCGTCACCGGCAAGGTGGCGGGCGTGTCGGGCCTGCTGATCGAATCGCGCGGCGGCCTGTCGCGTCTGGCGGTCGGGGCGCGGGCCGAGATCGGGCGGCGCGGCCACGATCCCCTGCCGGCCGAGGTCGTCGGTTTCCGCGACTCCAAGGCCCTGCTGATGCCCTTCGGTCCGGTCGAGGGCGTGGCCCCCGGCGCCGACATCCGCATCATCGACCAGGCCGCCAGCGTGCGCCCCACCACCGCCTGGCTGGGCCGGATCATCGACGCCTTCGGCCAGCCGATCGACGGCAAGGGACCGCTGCCGCAAGGCCCCGCCCCCTACCCTCTGCGCGCGCCCCCACCCCCGGCCCATTCGCGCGGCCGGGTCGGCGAGCGTCTGGACCTGGGCGTGCGGGCCATGGACGTCTTCACCACCACCTGCCGGGGCCAGCGCCTGGGCATCTTCGCCGGATCGGGCGTGGGCAAGTCGGTGCTGCTGTCCATGCTGGCCAAGCAAGCCACCTGTGATGCCGTGGTGGTCGGCCTGATCGGCGAACGGGGCCGCGAGGTGCGCGAGTTCGTCGAAGAGACCCTGGGCGAAGAGGGGCTGAAACGCGCCGTCGTCGTGGTCGCCACCAGTGACGAACCGGCCCTGAAGCGCCGCCAGTCGGCCTATATGACCATGGCCATCGCCGAATATCTGCGCGACCAGGACCTGGAGGTGCTGTGCCTGATGGACAGCGTCACCCGGTTTGCGATGGCCCAGCGCGAGATCGGCCTGGCCGCCGGGGAGCCCCCGACCACCAAGGGCTACACCCCCACCGTCTTCACCGAACTGCCCAAGCTGCTGGAGCGGGCCGGGCCGGGGCCGATCCGGCCGGACGGCACGACGGCGGCCCCCATCACCGCCCTGTTCACCGTTCTGGTGGACGGCGGCGACCATGACGAGCCGATCGCCGACGCCGTTCGAGGCATTCTGGACGGCCATATCGTCATGGACCGCAAGATCGCCGAGCGCGGGCGCTTTCCCGCCATCGACGTGCTGAAGTCCGTCAGCCGGACCATGCCCGCCTGTCAGACACCGCCCGAGCGCGACCTGAACAAGCGCGCCCGCCAGTGCCTGTCGGCCTATGCCAATATGGAAGAGCTGATCAAGATCGGCGCCTACCGGACCGGCGCCGACCCCATCGTGGACCGGGCCATCGCCCTGAACCCCGCGCTGGAGGATTTCCTGGGGCAGGACAAGGACGATGCGACCCGTCTGGAAGACTCCTTCGTTCGGCTGGAGGCCATCCTGAACCAGGGCATGATCCACAGTGGCGAGTGA